A genome region from Pseudomonas pergaminensis includes the following:
- a CDS encoding 5-carboxymethyl-2-hydroxymuconate Delta-isomerase, producing the protein MPHMYLEYTANLTGLAVEKTLLRLNNVLMVSGQFAFESDIKSRAVKVESFQVGTSLAPRGFIALRLSLLSGRSVQVKQQLSESLLAALQDLGDWPADIQVQLSVQLVDMDRESYTKIAIG; encoded by the coding sequence ATGCCGCACATGTACCTGGAATACACCGCCAACCTCACAGGCCTTGCTGTCGAGAAGACCCTGTTGCGGCTCAATAACGTGCTGATGGTGTCCGGGCAGTTCGCATTCGAATCCGATATTAAAAGCCGTGCCGTCAAGGTCGAGAGCTTCCAGGTGGGAACCTCCCTCGCCCCGCGTGGTTTTATTGCGTTGAGGCTGTCACTGCTCAGCGGGCGGTCGGTGCAGGTCAAGCAGCAGCTGTCGGAAAGCCTGCTGGCGGCGTTGCAGGACCTTGGGGATTGGCCGGCGGATATACAGGTTCAGCTGAGTGTCCAGTTGGTAGACATGGACCGCGAGTCCTACACCAAAATCGCCATTGGCTGA
- a CDS encoding 5-guanidino-2-oxopentanoate decarboxylase, which yields MATCGEVLVNLLEGYGVDQVFGIPGVHTVELYRGLARSSIRHVTPRHEQGAGFMADGYARTSGKPGVCFIITGPGMTNITTAMGQAYADSIPMLVISSVQSRSQLGGGRGKLHELPNQGAMIAGVAAFSHTLMSAAELPGVLARAFALFQAGRPRPVHIEIPLDVLVENADALLGSEPVSVARAGAAPSAVKQMSQLLAAAKRPLILAGGGAIDAAPALTQLAEALGAPVALTINAKGLLPARHPLLIGSTQTLVATRALVAEADVVLAIGTELAETDYDVTFAGGFEIPGALLRIDIDPDQTVRNYPPHVALVADAHIAAEALLAELSSQPLPPRNSAWGADRVARLWAELNPAWDAATRAQTLFLTTVLETLPNAVLVGDSTQPVYSGNLTLNLDHPRRWFNSSTGYGTLGYALPAAIGAWLGRGDGQPVVCLIGDGGLQFTLPELASAVEARTPVIVLLWNNHGYEEIKKYMLNRAIEPVGVDIYTPDFIGVAKALGCTAESIQGIEQLRTSLRSAADRQGPTLIEIDQGLWMKEVAV from the coding sequence ATGGCGACCTGCGGCGAAGTATTGGTCAACCTCCTGGAAGGCTATGGCGTGGACCAGGTGTTTGGCATCCCCGGCGTGCACACCGTGGAGCTGTACCGCGGCCTGGCCCGCTCCAGCATCCGTCACGTCACCCCGCGCCACGAACAGGGCGCCGGCTTCATGGCCGACGGTTATGCGCGTACCAGTGGCAAGCCCGGCGTGTGCTTCATCATTACCGGCCCCGGCATGACCAATATCACCACCGCCATGGGCCAGGCCTATGCCGACTCGATCCCGATGCTGGTGATCTCCAGCGTGCAGTCACGTAGCCAATTGGGCGGCGGGCGCGGCAAGTTGCATGAGCTGCCGAACCAGGGCGCGATGATTGCCGGCGTGGCGGCGTTCTCCCATACCTTGATGTCGGCGGCGGAATTGCCCGGTGTGCTGGCGCGGGCGTTTGCGTTGTTCCAGGCCGGACGCCCCCGCCCGGTGCACATCGAAATCCCGCTGGATGTACTGGTGGAAAATGCCGATGCACTGCTGGGCAGTGAGCCGGTCAGCGTGGCCCGTGCCGGTGCGGCGCCGTCGGCGGTCAAGCAGATGAGCCAGTTGCTCGCCGCCGCCAAGCGGCCCTTGATTCTCGCCGGTGGCGGCGCCATCGACGCCGCACCCGCACTGACGCAATTGGCCGAAGCGCTCGGCGCGCCCGTGGCCCTCACCATCAACGCCAAAGGCCTGCTGCCGGCCCGCCACCCGCTGTTGATCGGCTCGACCCAGACCCTGGTCGCCACCCGCGCGCTGGTGGCCGAAGCCGACGTGGTGCTGGCCATCGGCACCGAGCTGGCGGAAACCGACTACGACGTCACCTTCGCCGGCGGCTTCGAGATTCCCGGGGCCTTGCTGCGTATCGACATCGACCCGGACCAGACCGTGCGCAACTACCCGCCGCACGTCGCCTTGGTAGCCGATGCGCACATTGCCGCCGAAGCCTTGCTCGCCGAGCTGAGCAGCCAGCCATTGCCGCCACGCAACAGTGCTTGGGGCGCTGACCGTGTGGCACGCCTGTGGGCCGAGCTGAACCCTGCCTGGGACGCCGCCACCCGCGCGCAAACGCTGTTCCTCACTACCGTCCTGGAGACATTGCCCAACGCCGTGCTGGTCGGCGACTCGACCCAACCGGTGTACAGCGGCAACCTCACCCTGAACCTCGACCACCCACGCCGCTGGTTCAATTCGTCCACCGGCTACGGCACCCTCGGCTATGCCCTGCCCGCTGCCATTGGCGCCTGGCTGGGACGCGGCGACGGGCAACCGGTGGTGTGCCTGATCGGCGACGGCGGCCTGCAATTCACCTTGCCGGAACTGGCCAGCGCCGTGGAAGCGCGCACGCCCGTCATCGTGTTGCTGTGGAATAACCACGGCTATGAAGAGATCAAGAAATACATGCTCAACCGCGCCATCGAGCCGGTCGGCGTGGACATCTACACCCCGGACTTCATCGGCGTGGCCAAGGCGCTGGGCTGTACAGCCGAAAGCATCCAGGGCATCGAGCAACTGCGCACATCATTGCGCAGCGCCGCCGATCGACAGGGGCCGACGCTGATCGAAATCGACCAAGGGCTGTGGATGAAGGAGGTGGCGGTATGA
- a CDS encoding LysR family transcriptional regulator, which produces MLNSNLLRKLDMQDLMVFIAVYDQSSVTEVSETLFVSQSTVSYSLKKLRISFEDELFINTRAGMRPTYKATTMYGHVQKILESINLCHAGGQAFDPTQKAVTFNVCAPEYFEQLILPRLLKNFDRADLPVIVNVQKLETDIPADDLRDGRLDLVICFGPNFHRAHKDFRTQMLLEDDLVCVFDKRSAPREPAFSLQSFVERRHVFPTPWTSDTNMIDGWLARQAHKRQVVARANSYSAALKMITGTDFIVTLPRRVQKLLAPPTVFGHCEAPNGLPGFTLEMQWNETSEQDSANTWFREQVVKVCADQGLL; this is translated from the coding sequence ATGTTAAACAGTAACTTGCTCAGAAAGCTCGATATGCAGGACTTGATGGTGTTTATCGCCGTCTACGACCAGAGCAGCGTTACCGAGGTGTCCGAAACGTTGTTTGTCAGCCAGTCCACCGTGAGCTACAGCCTGAAGAAGCTGCGCATCAGCTTTGAAGACGAGCTGTTTATCAATACCCGGGCGGGCATGCGGCCGACCTACAAGGCCACCACCATGTATGGCCATGTGCAGAAAATCCTCGAAAGCATCAACCTGTGCCACGCCGGTGGCCAGGCCTTCGACCCGACCCAGAAAGCCGTGACCTTCAATGTCTGCGCGCCGGAATACTTCGAACAGTTGATCCTGCCGCGGCTGTTGAAGAACTTCGACCGCGCCGACCTGCCGGTGATCGTCAATGTGCAGAAACTGGAAACCGACATCCCCGCCGATGACCTGCGTGACGGTCGCCTCGACCTGGTGATCTGCTTTGGCCCCAACTTCCACCGCGCCCACAAGGACTTCCGCACCCAGATGCTGCTGGAGGACGACCTGGTGTGCGTCTTCGACAAGCGCTCGGCCCCACGGGAGCCGGCTTTCAGCCTGCAATCCTTCGTCGAGCGGCGCCATGTGTTCCCCACGCCGTGGACCTCCGACACCAACATGATCGACGGCTGGCTGGCGCGTCAGGCCCACAAGCGCCAAGTGGTCGCCCGCGCCAATAGCTACAGCGCGGCGCTGAAAATGATCACCGGCACCGACTTCATCGTCACCCTGCCACGCCGCGTGCAAAAGCTGCTGGCGCCGCCGACGGTGTTCGGCCATTGCGAAGCACCCAACGGCTTGCCGGGGTTCACCCTAGAGATGCAGTGGAATGAAACCAGTGAACAGGACAGTGCCAATACCTGGTTTCGTGAGCAGGTGGTCAAGGTGTGTGCGGATCAGGGGCTGTTGTAA
- a CDS encoding LysR substrate-binding domain-containing protein, with amino-acid sequence MNRNELRKADINLMVVFEALMLERNVTRVAEKLFLGQPTISSALNRLRTLFNDPLFIRVGHRMEPTARAEEIIQHLSPALDSLSSALSLTHDFDPSISTMTFRIGLSDDVEFGLLPPLLRALRQEAPQVVFVVQHVDYWRIPDLLASGDITVGITQTRGLPANAKRKLLRHIRPRLLRADASDTPLTLDEYCARPHVLVSHTANVSGFADEWLAEIGRKRHVVLSVPQYSALPALLAGTDLIASLPDYTAEAMAVSGQLFCEPFPFETPTLDLSMVWLSHVDTDPAERWVRSRLEAFMSDRGLAAKP; translated from the coding sequence ATGAATCGCAATGAATTACGCAAGGCCGACATCAACCTGATGGTCGTGTTCGAAGCGTTGATGCTCGAGCGCAACGTGACGCGGGTGGCGGAGAAGCTGTTTCTCGGCCAGCCGACCATCAGTTCGGCCCTCAACCGCTTGCGCACGCTATTCAACGACCCGCTGTTCATTCGCGTCGGCCACCGCATGGAGCCGACGGCGCGGGCCGAGGAAATCATCCAGCACCTGTCGCCGGCCCTGGATTCATTGTCGTCGGCCTTGAGCCTGACCCACGATTTCGACCCGTCCATCAGCACCATGACCTTTCGCATCGGCCTGTCCGACGATGTCGAGTTCGGCCTGTTGCCGCCGTTGCTGCGCGCCTTGCGCCAGGAAGCGCCGCAAGTGGTGTTCGTGGTGCAGCATGTGGACTACTGGCGCATTCCCGACCTGCTGGCCTCTGGCGATATCACCGTCGGTATCACCCAGACCCGTGGCCTGCCGGCCAATGCCAAGCGCAAGCTGCTGCGCCATATCCGCCCGCGCTTGCTGCGCGCCGATGCCTCGGACACACCGCTGACCCTTGATGAATATTGCGCGCGGCCCCATGTGCTGGTGTCACACACCGCCAACGTGTCCGGGTTCGCCGATGAGTGGCTGGCGGAAATCGGCCGCAAGCGTCACGTGGTGCTGTCGGTGCCGCAATACAGCGCGCTGCCGGCGTTGTTGGCCGGCACTGACCTGATCGCCAGCCTGCCGGACTACACCGCCGAGGCCATGGCGGTGTCGGGCCAACTGTTCTGCGAGCCGTTTCCGTTCGAGACACCGACCCTGGATTTGTCCATGGTCTGGCTCAGCCATGTCGACACCGACCCGGCCGAGCGCTGGGTGCGTTCGCGCCTGGAAGCGTTCATGAGCGACCGAGGGCTGGCGGCCAAGCCCTGA
- a CDS encoding aldehyde dehydrogenase family protein, with translation MSAVLNGIYIDGAWHAGHDVIEVINPATEALLAQVSVGDALAVKRAVGAASAAFGDWSKSTGRDRAALLRKIAQGVSEQREQLMHLQSSNNGKPLFEAAIDVDDVIATFEYYATVADDMDAGQDRAVTLPSDNFRARLRREPCGVVGLIVPWNFPMVTTAWKLAPALAAGCCVVLKPSEVTPLAELQLARIIAEAGVPAGVFNLVCGTGLDVGAPLAADPRVAKISFTGSNAVGVQVMQRAAETIKGVSLELGGKSSLLVLADADLDLAVELACGGGFFNAGQMCSATSRVLVADSLADEFLRRVQARAESIRVADPFADGVEMGALINRVQYQRVLGHIQRGIEDGARLLCGGKRPADLPKGFFIRPTVFTDVPLDSALWNEEIFGPVLCVRRFASEEDAIALANASEFGLVASVVSTHTETAERVANALQAGLVWINAPQVIFPQTAWGGYKQSSIGRELGPWGLATFQEIKHVISSN, from the coding sequence ATGAGCGCGGTATTGAACGGGATCTACATCGACGGCGCGTGGCATGCCGGTCATGACGTCATTGAGGTGATCAACCCGGCCACCGAGGCGCTGCTGGCCCAGGTCAGCGTGGGCGATGCGCTGGCAGTGAAGCGGGCGGTCGGCGCCGCCAGCGCAGCCTTTGGCGACTGGTCGAAAAGCACCGGCCGCGATCGTGCCGCCCTGCTGCGCAAGATCGCCCAGGGCGTCAGCGAGCAGCGTGAACAACTGATGCACCTGCAGTCGAGCAATAACGGCAAGCCGCTGTTTGAAGCCGCGATCGATGTGGACGACGTGATCGCCACCTTCGAGTATTACGCCACGGTAGCCGACGACATGGACGCCGGCCAGGACCGTGCGGTGACGCTGCCCAGTGACAACTTCCGCGCACGCCTGCGCCGTGAACCGTGCGGCGTGGTGGGGCTGATCGTGCCGTGGAATTTCCCGATGGTGACCACCGCCTGGAAACTCGCCCCGGCCCTGGCTGCCGGTTGCTGCGTGGTGCTCAAACCGTCGGAAGTCACGCCCTTGGCCGAGTTGCAATTGGCGCGGATTATCGCCGAGGCCGGCGTGCCGGCTGGGGTATTCAACCTGGTCTGCGGCACAGGCCTGGACGTCGGCGCGCCGTTGGCGGCAGACCCTCGCGTCGCGAAGATCTCCTTCACCGGCAGTAACGCCGTCGGCGTGCAGGTGATGCAACGCGCGGCCGAAACCATCAAGGGCGTGAGCCTGGAATTGGGCGGCAAATCTTCATTGTTGGTGCTGGCGGATGCCGACCTGGACCTCGCGGTGGAACTGGCCTGTGGCGGCGGATTTTTCAACGCCGGCCAGATGTGCTCCGCCACCAGCCGCGTATTGGTGGCTGACAGCCTGGCGGATGAATTCCTGCGGCGTGTGCAGGCACGCGCTGAAAGCATTCGCGTGGCCGACCCCTTTGCCGATGGAGTAGAAATGGGCGCGCTGATCAACCGCGTGCAGTATCAGCGGGTGCTGGGGCATATCCAGCGCGGCATCGAAGACGGCGCCCGTTTGCTCTGCGGCGGTAAACGCCCGGCAGATTTGCCCAAGGGCTTCTTCATTCGCCCCACCGTGTTCACCGATGTGCCACTGGACAGCGCACTGTGGAACGAAGAAATCTTCGGCCCAGTCCTGTGTGTCCGCCGTTTTGCCTCTGAGGAAGACGCCATCGCCCTGGCCAATGCCAGTGAGTTCGGCCTCGTCGCCAGCGTCGTCAGCACCCATACCGAGACCGCCGAACGCGTCGCCAATGCCTTGCAAGCCGGCCTGGTGTGGATCAACGCACCGCAAGTCATCTTCCCGCAGACCGCGTGGGGCGGTTACAAACAAAGCAGCATCGGCCGCGAACTAGGCCCGTGGGGACTCGCCACGTTTCAAGAGATCAAACACGTAATCAGCTCCAACTAA
- a CDS encoding cyanate transporter — protein sequence METVHTKPTTALWLMISVVLVALNLRPSMAAIGPLLSSIRADVPLSFSSAALLTLLPVMAMGVAMFFGMGLAKRFGEHRSIVVSLLVIGVATLSRLFLDSALELIVSAIAAGVGIAMIQALMPALIKSRFSDNVSLFMGLYVTAIMGGAALAASFAPFVQTQTGSWRIGLAIWAVLALLALVFWYAQRSALPPLPQAGAGPQESFFGNGRAWLLAIFFGLGTASYTCVLAWLAPYYVEQGWSEQNAGLLLGFLTAMEVVSGLITPAIANRRQDKRGVVAVLLVLIILGFCGLILSPHHLSLLWPCLLGLGIGGLFPMSLILSLDHLDSPRRAGGLTAFVQGIGYLIAGLSPLIAGMIRDQLGSFEWAWWLLTAVIVVMLLIVTRFDPRHYARHIR from the coding sequence ATGGAAACCGTCCACACCAAACCCACCACCGCCCTCTGGCTGATGATCAGCGTCGTACTGGTCGCCCTCAACCTACGCCCGTCAATGGCGGCGATAGGCCCACTGCTGTCATCGATCCGCGCCGATGTGCCATTGAGTTTCAGCAGCGCAGCCTTGCTCACCCTGTTGCCGGTAATGGCCATGGGCGTGGCGATGTTCTTTGGCATGGGCCTGGCCAAGCGCTTTGGCGAGCACCGCAGCATTGTGGTGTCGTTGCTGGTGATTGGCGTCGCCACGCTGTCACGGTTGTTCCTCGATTCGGCGCTGGAATTGATCGTCAGCGCCATCGCCGCCGGGGTGGGGATTGCGATGATCCAGGCGTTGATGCCGGCGCTGATCAAGTCGCGGTTCAGCGACAACGTCTCGCTGTTCATGGGCCTCTATGTCACCGCGATCATGGGCGGCGCGGCACTGGCGGCGTCGTTCGCGCCATTTGTGCAAACGCAGACCGGCAGTTGGCGCATCGGCCTGGCGATCTGGGCCGTGCTCGCCTTGCTGGCCCTGGTGTTCTGGTATGCGCAGCGCTCGGCGCTGCCGCCCCTGCCCCAAGCCGGCGCCGGCCCTCAAGAATCGTTTTTCGGCAATGGCCGCGCCTGGTTGCTGGCGATCTTCTTCGGCCTGGGTACCGCGTCCTACACCTGCGTACTCGCCTGGCTGGCGCCGTACTACGTGGAGCAAGGCTGGAGCGAACAGAATGCCGGGTTGCTGCTGGGTTTCTTGACAGCCATGGAAGTGGTGTCCGGATTGATCACGCCGGCCATCGCCAACCGTCGCCAGGATAAACGCGGTGTAGTGGCCGTGTTGCTGGTGCTGATCATCCTCGGTTTCTGCGGCCTGATTCTCAGCCCGCACCACCTGAGCCTGTTGTGGCCGTGCCTGCTGGGCCTGGGCATCGGCGGCCTGTTCCCGATGAGCCTGATCCTGTCCCTCGACCACCTGGACAGCCCCCGCCGCGCCGGAGGCCTCACCGCATTTGTGCAAGGTATCGGCTATCTGATTGCCGGGCTGTCGCCGCTGATCGCCGGGATGATCCGCGACCAACTGGGGAGCTTCGAATGGGCCTGGTGGTTGCTGACGGCGGTGATCGTGGTGATGCTGCTGATCGTCACGCGCTTCGACCCTCGGCATTACGCAAGGCATATCCGCTGA